The following proteins come from a genomic window of Ictalurus furcatus strain D&B chromosome 12, Billie_1.0, whole genome shotgun sequence:
- the s1pr5b gene encoding sphingosine 1-phosphate receptor 5b translates to MNWPFNIYADYHNNSVIRHHYNYTGKLKQDRYKDGLKPEAIAFVLICLLIVVENTIVLVAIWKNKKFHLPMYYLLGNLTLSDLLAGFTYMVNIIMSGRNTLNLTPLLWFLREGGVFITLAASVISLLAIAIERHITMVKMKPYHGTKRKRMFALIGASWALAVLLGVLPIIGWNCMGELQLCSTVLPLYAKSYVLFCVTVFIFILLAIVVLYGHIFHTVKRNTKRLGSLRRKGLARRSQQYMALLKTVTIVLGVFIACWLPLFLLLLLDFVCQTGTCPILFKADYFLGVAMINSLINPIIYTLTSKDMRKAIIKLLCRRCLINEDGQVKKIGIPFLECSLSKAETAIHRGLETTISSGNGTSSPIRIISPKIKAVKL, encoded by the coding sequence atgaattggccCTTCAACATTTATGCTGATTACCATAACAATAGTGTAATTCGACACCACTATAATTACACAGGGAAACTGAAACAGGACAGATATAAGGATGGGCTCAAACCAGAAGCTATCGCATTTGTTCTTATTTGCCTGCTTATTGTTGTGGAAAACACAATTGTATTGGTGGCCATCTGGAAGAACAAGAAGTTCCACCTGCCCATGTATTACTTACTAGGCAACCTGACTCTGTCGGATCTGCTGGCCGGATTCACATACATGGTCAATATTATCATGTCAGGGCGCAACACTCTTAATTTGACCCCTCTGCTTTGGTTTCTGAGGGAGGGTGGAGTCTTCATCACACTCGCCGCATCAGTCATCAGCCTGTTGGCCATCGCCATTGAGCGTCACATCACTATGGTGAAGATGAAGCCCTATCATGGCACCAAGCGCAAACGCATGTTTGCCTTGATTGGTGCCAGCTGGGCGCTGGCCGTGTTGCTCGGTGTGCTGCCCATCATAGGCTGGAACTGCATGGGGGAACTACAACTGTGCTCCACCGTGCTTCCACTCTATGCCAAGAGCTACGTCCTGTTCTGCGTCACTGTCTTCATTTTTATCCTGCTGGCCATTGTCGTGCTATACGGGCACATCTTTCACACAGTCAAGAGAAATACGAAGAGGTTGGGCAGCCTACGGCGCAAGGGCTTGGCACGCCGCTCACAGCAGTACATGGCCCTGCTAAAGACAGTTACCATCGTCCTGGGAGTCTTCATTGCCTGTTGGCTGCCGCTCTTCCTGCTCTTACTGCTGGACTTTGTATGCCAAACTGGAACCTGCCCCATCTTGTTCAAGGCGGACTACTTTCTGGGGGTGGCCATGATCAATTCGCTGATCAACCCAATTATATACACACTGACAAGCAAGGACATGCGCAAGGCCATTATTAAGCTTCTCTGTCGTCGCTGTTTGATCAACGAAGATGGTCAGGTAAAGAAGATCGGAATACCCTTCCTGGAGTGCAGCTTAAGCAAAGCTGAGACAGCCATTCACCGTGGCCTTGAGACCACCATCTCTTCTGGGAATGGCACCTCCTCCCCAATTCGAATCATCTCCCCAAAAATCAAAGCTGTCAAACTGTAA